Part of the Candidatus Eisenbacteria bacterium genome, CTTGGCGTCGCCGTCCCGGAGCTCGAGCGCCTCGCGCGAACCGGTCGAGGCTCCGGAGGGAACCGCCGCGCGGCCCATAGCGCCCCCGGCGAGCACGACGTCCACCTCGACCGTCGGCTGGCCCCGGGAGTCCAGGATCTCCCTCGCGAACACCGATTCGATTTCCGTCATAGCGTGAACGCACGCTAGGCTTTGCACGGCCGGAAGGCAAGGGAAAAGCCTTGACGCGCCCCCGAGGAGGCTTCTAGCGTGCCCGCCCAAGTGCCTGCCCTGGACCCCGGGTCCACCCCCGTCACCGGAGGCCTCGCGAACCTTCGAAACTTGGCCACCCGCTTCGACGTAGAGAGATCGACGGTCCCGTGAGCCGGCGAGCCTAGCGTGCAATCCGACGATCGGGACCTGATCCGGAGATGCCTGGCGCGCGACGAGCGCGCGTACCGGGAGCTGGTCCGGCAATACCAGGGGGCGGTGATGAACCTGGCGTGGAGGATCACCGGTAACGCCGAGGACGCCGCGGAGGTCGCGCAGGAGACGTTCATCCGGGTCCTGCGCTCGCTCCAGAGCTACGACCCGGCGAGGCCGTTCCGGACCTGGCTCTTCAAGATCGCGTCGAACCTCGCGCTCGACTCGATTCGCCGCAGGAAGCGGCGGCCGGTCGCGCTGGAGGACCTGGCCGACGACGACGGGCCCGCGATCGAGCCCGCCGATCCGGGGCCAGGGCCCGACGAGGGACTCCGGATCGGCCGGTCCGACGCGCGCTTCGAGGGGCTCGTCGAGGAGCTGCCGGAGCACTACCGCGCGATCCTGTACCTGCGCTACCGCGAGGAGCTCTCGTACGAGGAGATCGCCGAGACGATGGGCGTGCCGCTCGGAACCGTGAAGGTGCGGCTCCACCGCGCGCACGAGATGATTCGAAGAAAGCTGATCGCGAGAGGGACCACGTGAAGACGAACCTGACCTGCGAGACCTGCGAGCCCGAGCTGATCGCGTACCGTGACGGCGCGCTCCATCCCGCCGTGGCGCGCGCCCTGGAGGCGCATCTCGGCGCGTGCCGCTCGTGCCGTGCGAGACTCCAGGCGTACGACGTGATCGCCGCCCGCCTCGCCGAGCTCCCGCGCATCGAGGCCCCCGCGTGGCTCGAGGCGCGCGTCCTCGGAGCGGTGACGGGGCGCACGCGGGCGAAGCGGATCCTCTCCCGCGGGCTCGCCGCCGCGGGCGCGCTTTCCTTCGCGCTCACGGTCGGCGTGGTGGTCGCGCTGCCATCGATCGCGAGGCAATGGGGGCTCCCCGATCCGACCACGTGGCCCCTCGTCGCGTTCCGCGCCGTGCTCGACGGCATCGTGGCCCTGACCAAGGGGGCCGCGCTCGAGGCCGCCGTGTGGGAGCCGATCGCGCGACGGATCGTCACCGCCGTCCAGACGCTCGAGGCCGTCCCGCGCGCGCTCTGGATCACGCTCCAGACCCCGCAGGCCCAGGGCGCGCTCCTCGTGACCATCACGCTCGGCGTGGCCCTGTACTTCGTGCTGCGTCCCTCTCGCACCCGTGAAGGAGGTGTCGGACATGCGTGTCTCTCGCTCTAAAGTGGGGACGCGGATCTCCGCGACCCCTGTCCTGATTCCCATCGCCGGGCTCATGCTCCTGACGCTGCTCGCCCTCACCGCCGGCCGCGCGGCCGGCCAGTCGGGCTCGCGCGGAACCACGGCCCCCGATACGTCGGGCGGGTTCCGCGTCCGGGTGGTGGAAGATGGCCGGACGGTCCGGACCGAGGAGGAGCGCCAGCGCCAGATCGCGGAGAAGGCGCACAAGGCGGCGAAGGCGCAGGTCCCCCAGCCGCCGGACGTGCCGGGCGGACCCGGCGTGCCGGACGTCCCCGAGCCTCCGGACATCGACTACGACGCGGGCGACAACGCGATCGTTCGGTTCGGAGAGGACATCACGATCCCCGCGGACAAGGTGATCGACGGCGACGTCGTCGCGATCGGCGGGAACGTGATCGTCTACGGCCGTGTGAAGGGAGACTGCGTCTCGGTCGGCGGCACGGTCGACGTGCGCGGGAACGGTGTCGTGGAAGGAGACGCCGTGTCGATGGGCGGCGGCGTGAGCACGAGCGACTCCGGCACCGTGTCGGGGAGCAACGTGTCGCTCGGGACGCCGT contains:
- a CDS encoding sigma-70 family RNA polymerase sigma factor translates to MQSDDRDLIRRCLARDERAYRELVRQYQGAVMNLAWRITGNAEDAAEVAQETFIRVLRSLQSYDPARPFRTWLFKIASNLALDSIRRRKRRPVALEDLADDDGPAIEPADPGPGPDEGLRIGRSDARFEGLVEELPEHYRAILYLRYREELSYEEIAETMGVPLGTVKVRLHRAHEMIRRKLIARGTT
- a CDS encoding zf-HC2 domain-containing protein yields the protein MKTNLTCETCEPELIAYRDGALHPAVARALEAHLGACRSCRARLQAYDVIAARLAELPRIEAPAWLEARVLGAVTGRTRAKRILSRGLAAAGALSFALTVGVVVALPSIARQWGLPDPTTWPLVAFRAVLDGIVALTKGAALEAAVWEPIARRIVTAVQTLEAVPRALWITLQTPQAQGALLVTITLGVALYFVLRPSRTREGGVGHACLSL